From the bacterium genome, the window GCAGTCCCTGCCTTTGACCCAGCTTACAGCGAGAGGTTCCACAACGGGACCCGATGCGCCGCCGAAACGGCACCTCAAAAACCCCCCGTTCCATGTTATCCAGTACACCCATCCGTCCATCGCCGGGCCGTCCGTATGACCGCGGAGAAGGGCGCGCGCCTTTTCGTAGGGATTTTCCGGCGGCGAAACCTCGTAACGCTCGAATTTGTTGTATTCGGGGTCGAAGCTCAGGAAACGTATCTCCTTGTCGCTGCTGTCGCAGCTCCAGACCTTTCCGGTTTCTTCATCGAGGAGCATGGCGCGCTGCCACATGGTCCAGCCGTTGGGCGGACAGCCGGCGTAGCGCACCTTCTTGTTGATGCAGTCCCAGCAGAGGATCATTTTAAAGGCACCGGAAGCAACGAGTCTCCCGCGCGCCCGGTCGAGCTTGAAGCAGGGAAGGTTGCTCCCGACAAGGGGAACTCCCCAGTTGTGCGCCTCGTGCGTGTAGATATTGTAGCTGAAAAGCCAGCTCCCGCGGTATCCGTTCGCATACCAGACCGAGTCGGGATAGACACCGTAGTGGGTTGCTCCCCAGAGGGTACCGTCCGGCATGATGCCCATCTCGCCGTGGACTTTACCATCGGTATAGGAGTATTCCGTCCACCCGAGCAGATTGTCGACATCGAGCACCTTGAAAAGCGTGTTGCGGACCGGGCAGTATTCGTACAGGTTGATCTGGCATCCCTGACCGCGGTGATCGCCCACCGAGAAGAAGAACCGGTTGTCGTCGCTCCGGGTGACATGCGCCCAGTTTGCCCAGCCTGCCATGTACTGCTGGCCCTCGGTGAAATATTCGGGTACCATATCGGGGAGAATTCTCAGCTTGACCGTGGGAGGTTCCTTCGCCACGATATAGTTACTATCGGCAGGTTTAGTGGCGGGGGGAGTGAGGAACGATTCCGAACGGTCGACGATAAAATCCGTTTTTTCACGGAGCCCGAGCTTGTCGAACTGATCGTTGAGCTTTTTGCGTTCTTTTTCACTGTCGCTCAGATTCTGGGCATCGAGCGCAGAAAACGAGAGCAGTACCATACACAGAATAACGATATTACTCCGGAGCATACCGCTTAACCTCCTTTTCGCCTGAAATACGATGGTCAAGCATCACGATACATATAAAAACTTCAATAATATGGTTTGTATACATGATTTCACCAACTGTTTTCTTTACGGTTACAGCGGATTAAAATAAACCTTCATGGCAATCACATTGCACAGGCTTGTAAAACAGAGAAAACGGAGGGTTTCAGACACATGATCAATGTTAACCATGTACCGGCGACAATGACCGTTACCCGGTAAACCCGGTAAAGGAAAATTTATGAATCATAAGAAAAATAATTGACTTTAAAAAATCTAATGTTTATTCTTCAAGCAGTACTACTCCTTTCAAATTATCCATAAAAATATTGAGCTTCTTACGTTTGCAACAGAACATGATAGTTACCGCTGTCGATTACGGGAACAAAAACACCTTATAACGTCCCGATAAAGCAGATTTTATCGGGTTTTTTCCCTCTGTCCCGGTAAATGAGGATAGCACGAGACGAAACCGGGCGAAAAGAAATGATCATTATTCCCAAAACAATCCATACGTTAGTAAAACCTATATTTACAAGATATTTCGAGCTTTTATTACAATTTTGCCGGATGTTGCCGTTACTATTTCAATAATCAGCCGCATCAGGTAACATGGTTTTCAGATTAACGTGAACAGTAAAGGAGGTGATGGACCGAAAGAAATATGCTAAAATCCTGATATTTTACTACAAAGGTATTCATGAAAAGGGGAAATACAATGAAAAAAACGTTACTGACGTTTGTAGTAATTGCGCTATCCGCATCATGTATTTTCGCCGCAAATTTTGTACCCAGTAAAACAACAATCACCGGTCCGGGTGTGGTTCAGTACGATTTTGCCGGGAAGTCCATCGATGTTCCAGTGACTGTATCCGGAACTCCGGCGCTCGTCACTTTTTTATTGTTCACCAAAGACAAGGCCGACCAGATAGTCAACATCCAGAACGGTTTTCTGGGCTGGCATTATGTCAACAAAGTCGATACGTGCATATTTTTCTCCTCGGCGAAACCGTTCGATGTGGGGAATGGCACAATCACCTGGGACGGTAAAGACCAGGACGGTAAAATGGTCCCCGCGGGTGTATACACCTACTACCTCTGGGGATATGATCATGCCCACCAGCGGGTCATGGCGATGTATAAATACATCCCGTCTTTCGATACCGAGATAATCGAGACGGACGGAACCGGACAGCCGCTCACCAATCCGCTCTTTTGCGGACGCTGGTGGAGATGGACCCTCGGCACCGACCCGATGGACTCGACCCTGATCGAAACCACCAAAATCAATGTCCCGAGCGGCTACGGCACAAAAAACCGTTATGCTGTCGACCCCAGAGACCATAATTATGTATATCTGCCCATGCATAACAAGGACAGCTTTACTGGAGGTCTCTTCAAATACCAGTGGGTGCCGAACGGTGACGCTGTACAGGAGACTACATGGGGAGATAACGGCGCGGTACTATGGAGCCAGCCCGACTTCTATCACATGAACGCCACCAATGACAACAATTACCTCTATGTTACCTCGAACCCGTACAAGGAAACCGATGTTTACAACGATTTCCGCATTGTAAGCTTCGATGGAAACCTGGAACAGGTCATCGACTTTGCCCGCTTCTGGGGTGACCTTGACGATCTTGCGAATGGCGGGCAGGCGAATGGCGGTCCCGACCTGCATTACCAGCGCGGCGAGCTGATTTACTTCGGCTGCCACTGCTCCTCGATCCAGCAGGTGGTGAACCCTGTCCGGGGAATGGAAAACCAGGATGATTTCGTCGTATATGTCAACCAGAACGGCGACTATATCCTCGACTACAACTTCCAGGAAGATTCCCCCAAACCATGGGTAAACAACGATTTCAACGCCGGAACCGAAACATACGGTTATGTCGGCGATGTCAATGGTTTCGGCATGGAGTGCATCTATGACCTCGGCGCTCTTTCGTTCGGCCTCCTGGCCCCCGATGGCACGGGAGTCAATCACTTTGCGTTCGCCGGCGAAACCGCCAATGGCAAGTACGGCCTTGTCATCTGCGACAACGGCTCGGCTTTCGACGGATTATACTCCACCAAAGGTAAGGCCATAGAAGGTCAATATGAAGGCGCTGTGGACGGCAATACATGGTATTCCGGCCAGGATTCTTTCAAGGGTATCCTCACCAATGCCCCGCTGGCGGTTGAAGAGGCTCCGGCCGCCTTCTCCGTCGCCCAGAATACCCCCAATCCGTTCAACCCTTCAACGTCGATCAGCTTCTCTATCGCCAACGCCGGCAATGTCACGGTCGAAATATTCAACGTGGCAGGCCAGAAGGTTTCCACGGTTACCAATGAATTCATGGATGCAGGCACACATTCCTTAACATGGAACGCTTCCTCACTCTCGGCCGGTGTCTATTTCTACACAGTCAAATCCGGCGATTTCTCCAAAACCATGAAGATGACGCTCCTGAAATAATTTATTCCCCTGTTATCGATACAAAAAAGACCCGGAATTCACCTTCCGGGTCTTTTTGTTGTCGTTTACCTGTACTGTTTGATACGGGTCTATAAGAGGGCTGTGTAAAAGCACATTTTTCACGAGCCCCATGGCGAAATGTATTGTTTTTTGCTGTCAAGGGCGTGTAAATCGGGCTCTGCACGCGTTGTTGCCAGGGCAGTGAATATGCTGTTTCCTCCATTCCGACTTTGACATCCGCTGATTCCATCAGTTGTTGTCATGTTGTTCCTGCACGAAAAGGTGTGGTTCCATAATTTTAAAATGAGATGCTACATACGGTTCCCGATCCTGGCTGTTTGCAACAACGATGGTAACAACATTATTATCCCCCGAGGCGAAATCGATCGTCATGATGTTTTTTTGGGGTGGAGCAAGCCAGAAACCTTTTTCATCGAGTATGCCTATTCCCACCCCACCTTGTATGGTCATCAACGACGCAGAAAACGTGAGTTGTGACTTTGGGGGAACAGGGATCGGTGGACTCATAAGCTGATACCCCCACGCCGTTGAGTCACCGATCGATTCGAGTTCACTATCGCTAACCGATAAAAGTTGTGAGTTAGAATTCTGCGATGTTGGAATCCATTGAGGGAAAGGAGGTATTGGAAGTTTTTGAGTGTAAGAGTTCTGCAATGATCTTAGAAACAAGAGACTGTATTTCGAAACAAGAGACTGATTCTTTTGATATTTGTTGTGTTTTATCATTAAACGACAATTATCTTTAACCATATCAAACATAAAAATTTTTGGAACGACTTTGTATACTGACTCAATATTTTCCGATTGAACAATAATTGATTGAAGATTTAAATTCTCTTCAGGTAGACAATATATATCAATTGAATCTTTTTCTATATCTCCATATACCCAAACGATGAGAAGATATGTACCCTTTGAAAGTATATTCGTAACTGGTATATCTTCATCGAAGTTTGTATTTTGCCATTCTTGCACAAGAGTCTGTTCCGGTATTATGGTCGTTTTCCCGTTTTCCATCATGGCAATATGCATAGTCTTATCACTGTTTGTGACACGATTATACAAATAATATGAGTTTTTCATATTCTTATTGTAGAGTATGACCCCACTCAGTTCAAGAGGTTGAATAAGCTGGCGAAG encodes:
- a CDS encoding T9SS type A sorting domain-containing protein: MKKTLLTFVVIALSASCIFAANFVPSKTTITGPGVVQYDFAGKSIDVPVTVSGTPALVTFLLFTKDKADQIVNIQNGFLGWHYVNKVDTCIFFSSAKPFDVGNGTITWDGKDQDGKMVPAGVYTYYLWGYDHAHQRVMAMYKYIPSFDTEIIETDGTGQPLTNPLFCGRWWRWTLGTDPMDSTLIETTKINVPSGYGTKNRYAVDPRDHNYVYLPMHNKDSFTGGLFKYQWVPNGDAVQETTWGDNGAVLWSQPDFYHMNATNDNNYLYVTSNPYKETDVYNDFRIVSFDGNLEQVIDFARFWGDLDDLANGGQANGGPDLHYQRGELIYFGCHCSSIQQVVNPVRGMENQDDFVVYVNQNGDYILDYNFQEDSPKPWVNNDFNAGTETYGYVGDVNGFGMECIYDLGALSFGLLAPDGTGVNHFAFAGETANGKYGLVICDNGSAFDGLYSTKGKAIEGQYEGAVDGNTWYSGQDSFKGILTNAPLAVEEAPAAFSVAQNTPNPFNPSTSISFSIANAGNVTVEIFNVAGQKVSTVTNEFMDAGTHSLTWNASSLSAGVYFYTVKSGDFSKTMKMTLLK